A genomic segment from Alistipes senegalensis JC50 encodes:
- the rnr gene encoding ribonuclease R has product MKKQNQRSGKGARKTDRASVILSLLREFPNNKFSLKHLASASGGASKEGRRETLEILDRLFEEGIVEECAREKYRLTQKHLPHYEGVADMTPSGSVYVKVEGLEADIFVNQRNAANALNGDRVEVVAMHRGRNGQMEGEITRIIERNRKPYVGVAEVGAHQIFVRADSRRMPMDIYLSKRTWPDIRNGEKVVVRIVDWQPGSKSPEGELVERLGMAGNNDTEMHAILAEYELPYRFETEVEEAAEAIDARVTGKEIAERRDFRQVVTFTVDPADAKDFDDALSVRKIKDGVWEIGVHIADVTHYVRPHSVIDDEAVERGTSVYLVDRTVPMLPERLSNELCSLRPHETSLCFSAVFTLNENLEILEEWFGRTVIHSDRRFTYAEAQEIIETGRGDYAEEVLTLNRLAQALRAERFKNGAISFDREEVKFKLDENGKPLGVYFKEQKESNQMIEEFMLLANRRVAEFCGKRRTESGRTTARTMVYRVHDSPSEEKLDRFRQFILRFGHIFKATKGRAVAKEMNKLFKQIKGTTEENAVSTMAVRSMAKAYYTTDNIGHYGLAFPYYTHFTSPIRRYPDMMVHRLLARYLAGGKSADKTELEELCARASEREVVAAEAERASIKYKMVEFMKEHIGEEFEGHISGLTEWGVYVELDETHIEGMSFLRDIEGDFFQFDEQLYEIIGRSTGIRLTLGSPVRIRVKRADLQKRQLDFEVLLPDAATRRAAAASEGRGKGPKVRTSSRRKGK; this is encoded by the coding sequence ATGAAAAAACAGAACCAACGCTCCGGAAAAGGAGCCCGGAAAACGGACCGCGCATCGGTCATACTGAGCCTGCTGCGCGAATTCCCCAACAATAAATTCTCGCTGAAACACCTCGCTTCGGCGTCGGGAGGCGCCTCGAAGGAGGGCCGCCGCGAAACGCTCGAAATCCTCGACCGCCTCTTCGAAGAGGGGATCGTCGAGGAGTGCGCCCGCGAAAAATACCGCCTCACCCAGAAGCACCTGCCCCACTACGAGGGCGTGGCCGACATGACCCCCTCGGGTTCGGTCTACGTGAAGGTCGAGGGACTGGAAGCCGACATTTTCGTCAACCAGCGCAATGCGGCCAATGCCCTGAACGGCGACCGCGTGGAGGTCGTGGCGATGCACCGCGGCCGCAACGGACAGATGGAGGGAGAGATCACCCGCATCATCGAACGCAACCGCAAGCCCTATGTGGGCGTGGCGGAGGTCGGCGCGCACCAGATCTTCGTGCGGGCCGACTCGCGCCGCATGCCGATGGACATCTACCTCTCGAAGCGCACCTGGCCCGACATCAGGAACGGCGAGAAGGTCGTGGTCCGCATCGTCGATTGGCAGCCCGGGAGCAAGAGCCCCGAAGGCGAGCTGGTCGAACGGCTGGGCATGGCCGGAAACAACGACACGGAGATGCACGCCATCCTCGCGGAATACGAACTGCCCTACCGCTTCGAAACGGAGGTCGAAGAGGCCGCCGAAGCCATCGACGCCCGGGTGACGGGCAAGGAGATCGCCGAACGGCGCGACTTCCGGCAGGTCGTGACCTTCACGGTGGACCCGGCCGACGCCAAGGACTTCGACGACGCGCTGTCGGTGCGTAAAATCAAGGACGGCGTGTGGGAGATCGGCGTGCACATCGCCGACGTGACCCACTACGTGCGGCCCCATTCGGTGATCGACGACGAAGCCGTGGAACGCGGCACGTCGGTCTATCTGGTGGACCGCACCGTGCCGATGCTCCCCGAGCGGCTCTCGAACGAACTCTGCTCGCTGCGCCCCCACGAGACGAGCCTCTGCTTCTCGGCGGTCTTCACCCTCAACGAGAATCTCGAAATCCTCGAAGAGTGGTTCGGCCGCACGGTCATCCACTCCGACCGCCGCTTCACCTACGCCGAGGCGCAGGAGATCATCGAGACGGGCCGCGGGGACTATGCCGAAGAGGTGCTGACCCTCAACCGGCTGGCGCAAGCGCTGCGGGCAGAGCGGTTCAAGAACGGCGCCATCTCGTTCGACCGCGAGGAGGTGAAATTCAAGCTCGACGAGAACGGCAAGCCCCTGGGCGTCTATTTCAAGGAGCAGAAGGAGTCGAACCAGATGATCGAGGAATTCATGCTGCTGGCCAACCGCCGCGTGGCGGAGTTCTGCGGCAAGCGCCGGACCGAAAGCGGCCGCACGACGGCGCGCACGATGGTCTACCGCGTGCACGACTCCCCGAGCGAGGAGAAGCTCGACCGCTTCCGCCAGTTCATCCTCCGCTTCGGGCACATCTTCAAGGCCACGAAGGGCCGCGCCGTGGCCAAGGAGATGAACAAGCTCTTCAAGCAGATCAAGGGCACCACCGAGGAGAACGCCGTCTCGACGATGGCCGTGCGCTCGATGGCCAAAGCCTACTACACGACCGACAACATCGGCCACTACGGACTGGCCTTCCCCTACTACACGCACTTCACCTCGCCCATCCGCCGCTACCCCGACATGATGGTCCACCGCCTGCTGGCCCGCTACCTCGCGGGCGGCAAGTCGGCCGACAAGACCGAGCTGGAGGAGCTCTGCGCACGCGCCTCGGAGCGCGAGGTGGTGGCCGCCGAGGCCGAACGCGCCTCGATCAAGTACAAGATGGTCGAATTCATGAAGGAGCACATCGGCGAGGAGTTCGAAGGGCACATCTCGGGGCTCACGGAATGGGGCGTCTACGTGGAGCTGGACGAAACCCACATCGAGGGCATGTCGTTCCTGCGGGACATCGAGGGCGACTTCTTCCAGTTCGACGAGCAGCTCTACGAGATCATCGGCCGCTCGACGGGCATTCGCCTGACGCTGGGCAGCCCCGTGCGCATCCGCGTGAAGCGCGCCGACCTGCAAAAGCGCCAGCTCGACTTCGAAGTGCTGCTGCCCGATGCCGCAACGCGCCGCGCCGCCGCAGCGTCCGAAGGCCGCGGCAAAGGCCCCAAGGTCCGCACGTCATCGCGCCGCAAAGGCAAATAG